The genomic window CATCTTTCCGACATTCGCGAAATATTCTAAGAACGATATATGGAGTAGGAACGTCTCGGAGCATCATACTTTCGATCAAGCATTGGATGCAACTTGGTTATACATTCGATCATGTCAAGAGAAATTACCTGTGGCCAATGGTAACTCTACAAGAGTAAAATCACCTGTACCTTCCCCTCCGACCGACCTGATCAAATCGATTGATCTCAAGTCTTTTCCGAACTTGGACTTCAATGAACCATTTGATGTAGCGGGATTTAGGAAACACATTGAATCGTTCATTGTACCCTTGGTGGAACATCTAGGAAGTGAAATTGATACGCTCACACCGGAATTGATGGATAATGTTGGACCTGAAGGTGATAAGGACGTAAGAAAATGGTTGGATAGTCACTTGAAAGCGTATGATCCAGCTTGGTTCCTCTGTTCGGCTTTTGGTGAGTCCATTTCTTACATCTCCCGTATTGTGAGTACAAATGATAGATTATATGCTTATCCTGTGGTAGCCTCAGTACCGATTAGTCTCTGTAAACAGATGATTCAATTGCCTTTCTTGGTCAGAAGGATACTCGTACCTGTGAGTATTCCTCTTGTAATGTGAAAGAGTGAGGCTGAAGCCAATTGACGAtgttcaccttcctcattcAGTTCCTCCTTGCACCGAAGTATAGAGGATACTGGCTTTACGCACCTTACCCTGAGGTAagacctttcttcttatcgCCCGATAGGAAGTGATCATGAATAGAAACACAAACTGATTATGGCACTTGGTCTGTGGCAGAACCTTACCTTCAAGGGAACAGCTTGAAAGATTTTCCATTCAATCGAATGAGCTACTTATTTTCGACTTATAAAGACCGTTTCATGGCATTGAGACATGTATAAAAGTCCATTGGGAACTTTCACTCAAAGGGCATACTGTAGCGCCATCACACCATATCTTGATGTCGTTACTGACATCTTCGCATGAGTTGTGGCTGATAAACTAAATATGCATtctatcatctatctatTATACGGATATAATTACTAAAACATTTAGATCGATTGCTGGTTTACTTGTCGATACCGGAATCACCACAACATGAGAAgaatcctttcttcttgggttTCTGCTCTTGCGTCTTAGCCGCTGGAGTAGCTGCTGGTGCAGATGCAGTCTTTTCGGCAGATGCTTGAGCGGGAGCAGAAGTGGATGTTGCTTTATCGGTAGGTTTGTTGGTCACTTTCTCGACGGCGTCTCCATTGGAAGTCGACTCGGGTACGGATTTGGCAGCGTCAGTAGTGGTGGTAGTAGCAGGAGCCGAAGTAGCGCTATTGGCAAGAGGTTGCAAAGTGAGTAAACTTTCTAATCTCGTTGAACGGAACTTTTATACCTGAACTTACGCTTGCTTCCCTTTGACAAAGGTTCCTACGAAAGTGGCGAAGTACTATTCCAGAgatgatatatatcaacATTATTGTTCTCGTCACAAGTGCTAGGACCTGACACTCACCTTGCCTTGGTACTCTGCGACCGCGAGATCGTTGGCAGTAGGTTTCAAGCTGCCGTCAGCACCCGCCACAGTCGACGCTCCGTATGGCGAACCACCTTGGACTGAGTCAACTGCTCCGACTGCTGGGTTGGAGTAAGCTGGCGACAGAAAAGTATGTTAGCGCCAGATCTCTTCTGAAGTGACAGGTAAGGAAGGGACCAGATCCTCACCGATCGGTACATATGCCACTGATCATGGTTTGAAACATTTAGTCAATAATTGATCCCTTTGATGACACTCGAGCATTGACGACTTACTACCGTCTGATATCGTCAAAGAGGGTAGTCAGTAAAGAGCTGTGTGCATAGAGCAGTAGTAACTACTTACGATGagcgaagaaagggaaagaggtggtATAGGTTGACTGCGATAGGATTTCCAGTCTCAGTAAGTGTCCGTGGCGCATTTGTTACGTCGTGCTGATTCGCTCACCTCATGACCACTATGTTGACCTGCGACAGAAGTGAACATAGTGACGAATTTTCCTACCAGAGCACCGGTAGCCCATAATTGACCAGTTTGATCGAAGAAATTATCGACTTGAGAAGGGAGTCGACCGTATCTACGATGTTCATCAAATCAGTCTGAAATGCGTATGTATTGAGCTTTGTCAATCATGGAGACGACTAAGACTCACCTCGTAGGAGCACCTAATATCAGGCCATCGACCTCCTTGAGATCCTCCGGTGTGATAGCTGGGTACTTAGCTTGAAGGGATGTGTTGGCGTACATCTTGGTGAGTACCTCTTGAGGAAGAGTCTCCTTACTACATAAGAGGATGGCATACAATTGCCATGTCAGGATTATGACCTTTTGACATTTGATGTTTTAGGGTAAAAGCCCAGAGGCCACgacacactcacatcacatAAGGTTTGACGATCGCTCCGGTTGATTCGACTCCTTTTATCACCTCTGTAGCGAGAGCATCGATGTGACCGTAGGTCGAGTAGAAAGCTACAGCGATAATTGGTTTGGTGGACCTAAAGGTAGAAAGGAATGGTCAGTAATCGATCATTGTGACTCTCGCCTGATATGGCTAAGTGAGTCGAATCGACATAGGATATGAAGCCGGGGGGATAGATACGAACATGTTGGTTCTTGGTTAACGCAGAATGAGttgaagatgggatatgtACAGTTAAGACAGTGATCAAGGTAATGACTAAGATAAAACAATGCGATAGATGGTATTTAGGGATTTTGTAAGTCTAGGTATATTTGATAATATACTACTCACCTCAACGTTGACTCTCTATGTTGTCTAGTGTACTACACTGGATGTTCGAAAATAACTTTCTGGAAACCGCTCCcaaatgaggatgattgcTTACGAATATTTGGTTCCGTACCTTAGCGTCACTTGCTTTGTTTTCAAGTTTTGATCCGGAATTACCGGTTTCGGATCATTTTTCGCAGATCACTATAAGTCAGACGCGTCTTTCCGACGGTATTGGGATTTATCTTTATGATTTTTCAGCCATCCTCCGTTGGAATCGCGACTGCCGCTTTCAATCTTGGAGGTGTTTCTAGAAAATCAACGAGACCCATTAGGTAAGCCTGGGGTCCTCTTATGTGTCataagatatataaagaACTTGATTATCCCAATCTAGAGTGACTCTTCATATTTTCcccatatacatacatacacctTTTAACTACTCCCTTGAATTAAACTCAAccaaaacaaaacaaagcAAAATGTGAGTATCCGTTACAGGTTAGATTCCCTATCATCATGCTAATGGTGTCGGCGACAGGTCCACCCAACCCATCATTGCCGTTGTCTTCTACTCCACTTACGGACACATCGGTGCCCTCGCTGAGAAGGTCATCGAAGGTGCTAAATCAACTGGTGCCATCGTCAAGCCATACTTCATGTAAGCCGAGCCGATCTCATCTACAACGAATGAACTCTTGCTGATATAACGAGTTTAGCGAGGAGACCCTTCCTAAGGAAGTTCTTGAGAAGATGTACGCTGGTGGTTCATTGAACCCCAAATACCCTCTTGCTACCCCTGAGGCCCTCAAGGAAGCTGATGGTATCATCATTGGTGCTCCTACTCGGTAAGTCATATAAATCCGAACGATATAAGACAACAGTGACTGATTGGAAAACTGCAGATACGGTCGAGTACCTGCTCAGGTCTCAGCTTTGTTCGATCGAACTGGTGGTTTATGGGCCACAGGTGGATTAGTCGGTAAATTTGTGAGTTGTCGATCTCAATAGATTCTTCTTTGTTTGATATGCAATGCTGACAGTCTGACAATCGTTCTATTGTAGGTATCTATGTTCACCTCTACTGCCGGTCAACACTCAGGACACGaaaccaccatcaccaccactttccctttcttcgctCACCACGGTTTGGTCTACGTGCCTATCGGTTACTCTAACCCTCTCGTCGGCGAGATCGGCTCCGTTCAAGGTGGTTCACCATACGGTGCTTCCACTGTTGCTGCCGCCGATGGTCACTTGCAACCTACTGAAAACGACTTGGCTGTTGCCGAACACcaaggaaaggtgagttgagcaGTGTCCCACGTATACACTGCTGAGCGATTATCACGCTGATCAAATCTGATGTACGTAGTACTTCTCAAACTTTGTTGCTACTTTCGTTAAAGGTAAGACCGTCGCCTAAGGTGATAGATGGGGATTAGATAGATACCGAAATTCATTTGGTAGATAGATGTATATTTTTGTACCAAAAATGGAATAACATAAGGATAATAGTTCATCATGCTATAGAATGCAAGGATGCCATGTTGTCAGATGTAAGACAAAATGGTATCGCTGTGCTGTGCAATTGGGAGCACAACGGACAATGAGATGACTTGACATTAAGAAGAAGGTAGTTGTGCAGGTGGAGGggaagtgagagtgagatggCATGATGCGAAGTGACGTACTATTTGTGGGATGATCATCGAGACAATCCACGGTTCAGCGTATGAGTATCGTAACTGcacattcttcatctgtcaCTTGCTTTGCGATATCATTGACGTTCATTGCCATTGACATGAACTTACGATCACTCTTATCGATCCCTCTAACAATCTCTACAATACTCACCAATCgattatcatccatcgtatCTGTACCCAACTCTTTATACTCGGCTGTAGGCGTTAGAACAGCTACTACCATGGTACTTGATCCAACTAAACTCAACGGTATGTCCCAGTCCTCATCCCATTAGTgatatccatccatccaatcgTGTGTCCTTGAATAAGCTGATCAGAAGCGAATCTAACTCGCGATTAGTACTTCATGCACCTCTGCAACCTCATACGAAAGAAGGTGACTCGACTCATCCAACGGGATTTCAGAGAGATGGATATTGTTGGGGTAACGAGCAGGATCCGGGAAATCATTTTATCGGTGGGGTCGTAACGAAAGAGTTTCTGGAGTATAGTAAagctcaaggtgagtatcttgTATTATACACACATGACTCAAACAATCATCAACTCATTTCGTTCAGATTCATCTGCATCGCTTGAAACTGATGGGATTAACCTCGTAAATCAGGAAATGACTTGATCACTCGACAACCTGGGTTTCCGGggttgaaagatggttgtAGATGGTGTCTGTGTGTTAATCGGTAAGTGATTTCTGATTTTTATTGAGGATGATTCCTCTGACCTGATCCCGCGATCGCTTGTCAGATGGAAAGAGGCAGTGATGGCTTCTGAGAATTTAGGTGAAAGAGTTGTCCCACGGTAAGTCAAGTCTCAGTGACATTCAGAAACCTGCTTCGAAGATGCGCAGAGTGCTGATTTGGACATGTATACACTTTCAACAGTGTTGATTTGTCGTCCACCGCTTTAAACGCTCTGAAGAAAGTTAGTATTGAAGATTTGAAGAAATACGAGTACAAACCATGAAATAATAAGAACATATTCATATTGTAGCACTACTTGTTTGATCAAGTCATGTATTGATACCATCTATGACGCTCACTGAACAATGCTGAAACTAGGATCTCATGAGAAACTCATGTTAACAGTTAAcgtatacatacacatatgaCATACTTTTATCACAGTACATAATCCTAACATCCTTCCGGGCCCAACCCCCTTTTCACGGATCCTACCAAATACTCATCCCCTGAGCCTGACCTAGTGCTAACAACTTACTTAACATAGCCACCTGTTCTTCGGTAACTCCACCATACCCAGCAGtctccaccatcttcttgatgacTCCCATGAGCTGTTGGGGTGTATCGACATGTAACTCGTTCATGGCTTGtttcatcaccttctcttgatcttcttcatctctaGGTGGGATCGGTACATCTTCGATTGGCAGGAaaagatcttcttcaacatcttctgCAATGGTACTTATCGGTGTTTCTGCACTTTGATCTTTTGAtgactttctcttcccctttTTACCGCTGCTTTTCGTCTTCGTACCGGTATTGGCAAAAGGAGAattgacatcatcatcttcatctgaaaATTCACCTTCCGAATCTGAACCATCGTCACCGTCTTTCCTAGGGGACgaaggaggaatgaaatCCAGATCATCCGCGTCATTGTCGTTATCATCTATCGTAAATAGATCATGGAAAGGTAGATCTActcccacttcttcacctggaGAGACGGAGTCGATAGTCATAGGTGTATCTTCAGTGATGGGGAAGGAGGTGTTGGGCATATCGATCGGTGTAGGTATATCATTGGGTAATTCTAATCCTGCACCAAGTATCACCTTTTTCAAAGCTTCGACTCTACATTCAAACACTTTCATCAGCACATCTCGCTCAGCAGGGGTAGGGATGGTAACTCACTCCTGCTCCAATCTCCTACAATGAGCTTGTAGATTTTCGAAAGCTTGATCCCTATCTTTGAGTTTATCCGTTATATTACCGAAaaactctttcttcttcttcctcgattcTTGAGCTACAAAGACAGGTATGAATCAACATTGGTCTTATCACGTAATGAGGTATGATATCTCAACTCACCAGCCACCCTATTTCTAGCCCTTCTCCTAGCTAATAATTCCTCCCTTGGCATATTCTTCctaccacctttacctgtTGGAGGTAATGGCCATTCAGGCAAGTGTTCTCCATTCTCTCCATCCAATTTCGATAAATCATCACCCTTATATCTCTTCCCGTTCCCTGCTCCAGTCGATTCAAAGCTCTCATCTCCCGTGCCATTCCCCTCCAAGACCGAGGCACTTCTCTTCCTATTGCTGTTCGCACTGATGGGTTTCCCATTTGGTAGACCGTGACCTAGAGATCTCTGGGATTGAccgaatgacgatgatgatgacggaTCGGTCGAGGCTACAGCTTGAGCAAGGGTATTGGCTTCTAGGCCTGTCCAATTCGGTAAACCACCTAATAAACCATCATTCCTCCAAAACCTTGAGCTATTACCTGTTGTATCGTTGGtgttgttgttattattgACTGCTTGGAATAGAGCATCGTAATTTGCTGAATCTGATATAGAGCTAGCACTTTGATTGGGATCGTTGATAGAAGAGACGTTTTCTAAAGCATCTTTGATAGCTTGCAGTTGATTTTGCTGATCGTTCTGAAGAGCagtcgaagatgaagaagaaggttgctgttgctgttgattttgatttatcAGGTGTTGAAATGGATTGATAGGTGGGGGATGTACAGGTGGTCTTGAGATTCTACCTGATCTAGTTTGTTGTGCGGGTGTATCAGGAATATTCGAACCAGATAGTAATTGGGCGTATAAGGAAACTTGACGATGTTGTTTCTTTGCATTGTATTCTGCGATCAACTGGACAACAGCTGGATTCGATAAGAATACTGACATGGCATCTGCTACGTCTGTTGCAGTCTCGTTCTATATATAAGCAGGTAGAATCAGCTACCATGGTCCCGAACCTCGACTAGATATCCGTTGAGCAAGGATACGCACCTGCAAAGCAGGATCTATCATATCCATCGACACATTCCTGTTTCctgctctcttcttcccttgtcCTGCGACTGACGAAGCTGCCGCTACCAATGCATCTAGACCACCCATCGTAGGATCGGTATTCTTCCCCATTTCACTGTGATTTCGGCTTGACGCTGTTGCCCTTGTCTAGTGGATGTACTGATAGACAATCGAGATGGGCAGTCGGATGTAGAGgtgatgttgttgtttttgttgttgttaaTGGTAAAAGTGATGACGCAGATCAAcgatgatgtggaagaaaCGAAACGAGAAAGGATGAAGACAACATGCAAGTGTGCGGCGATACATCGGTGATATAGCAGAGGTCTCCCCTGTGGCACATAAGGTAAGCGGCGAAGTCCGTCATGACCAACCATGCCTGTCAGCTTGTGGTTTGGtgactttgactttgctAGTAATCATCATCCGAGACTCTCTTTCGTATCGACATCAGAACAATAGTCACTTATACATACGGGTATCGCACAGTTCACGATGCCTCCTCGGCGTGGATCTCGAAAGTCTAATGCTTCCGGAGCGAACGATACCTTAGCGTCTGGCTCACAGGAGGTACTCCCGCACGATGTCGGAATCCAAATATTCGATGCTCTTGCATCTTGGACatcaggaggtgaagatactATCAAACAGTTAATCGATGACCAGCTACGACAagcttcctcatcatctaccacgCTCGATTCGATACCCCTCTCCAACACTTTCGTCGGTCTGTTCTTGTCCGAATTGGAAGCTGGTGTGTTGGCGGATTTCATCACAAAGGTGTTTGAGGAATTGGACGAGAATCAGGTGGAGGTGCTGGGCGAGGCCCTTGTGGATGTCGTGGAGATGCTAGAgcaagaaagagaggatagagaggaagaaaggaaacCGAAAGAAGATACAGAAATGgccgaagcggaagaaaaGCCAAAGATCTCTTCAGGCCTTCCAGTCGTAAAACTTCTTTTAGTGGGTCCCACATTTCTTCGGATATAGTCATTTTATCGGAAACTCATGTGTTTCACTATTGCAGGAGAACCATAAACTTCCAACTCACATAGCCAATCTTCTGTTAAATCCCGATCGACTAGTGGATCTCGGCTTACACCCCTTCCCTCGTCAACCAAGAGCACTGCAGAGTGCATTGGTCAAGAAGAATACTACTTTATTCTTCAAGCAGAGGAAATACAACCTGATGAGAGAATGTTCCGAGGGATTCTCAGGTCTTATAGTCCTACTTACAGGTCCGGACGCGCTACCCTATTCAGTTGAAGAAACGTTAGCGGAGAGTGAGGTAGACAGAAAAGCAAGAGCCAAAAGGGTTTGGTCGAAGATTATGGGGTTGATAGGTTATTTCAATCTATCACCACCACGAGTCTTAGATATTATCCTTGAAATTGCTAGTTGTCACGTAGCTGTACATTGGAGGTTCTTCTTGGACCTGCTGAAACGTTCTCCATGGGGCAATGCAGCTATAGGCGTGAATGCGAAAGGCAAAGGTAAAGCTGTGGCATCATGGCCAGAGAACGAGCTGGATAGCATCGGAGATGCTTTAAACGCGGGTGGTGATCGCGTGCTTGCTCAGGTATTGGGATTCAAATTTGGTTTCTATAAAGTGAGTCGAGCAGAAATCGagctcttctttctcggGTTCAGTTCAGGCTAATGATGATTATTTTTCGTAGAAAGCGGAAGGAGGGGATACACCTATGGGTCTCACCTATATGGCCGCTCTTCTGATCAAACATGGCTTCGTCAGCCTAGCCGACCTCTTACCCTTCGTGCGTCAGCTAATACTTACAATCACCACAATTACTTGAAACTATCGCTCatttatccttctcttgatcagctctcGCCGGATGACActcagatggaggagatcAGGAAAAAATGGCACTCATCTGTCAGCTCTCGTTCTGGACCTTCGAACGCACTGTCAAATTCGGTCCTACTAGATGACGACGCACCTGCAGCATCAACGtcgaaagaagctgaatcAGGTGGTCCTCCACCTAAACCTCCTCCAGAACAGCGAATACATCTCGCTCAAGCACTTCTGGCCATTGGCGATTTACCTTCGGCACTGTACTTCCTCGCGCGATTCCCTTGGATAGCTCAGAGTCATACTGCCATTGCTGATCTCATACTGCGGACTGTTTCGTATGCTTTAAAAGACCTATATCGATCTTATACCTCACCTACAGTCGACaacgaaggagaagatctCGATATGACCGTCAATGCACCCAACGCCCCGCCTAATACGAAAGAACTGGTACCAACACTGCACTCACCCCCTCCACCCGAGACTAGCCTGAAGCGGTTTGAGTTCTTTTATCATGACTGGCGGGAACAAATGGAAGTGTGGACAACGGTCGATGATATACATTCAAAAGGTCTTCGATGGTTGTCCCTGATCCGTGGTTtaggaggaagagatgcgTCGATCATGGTCAAGATATGTCGAATCGGGGTAGCTTATTTCGCTGcattgaagaaggaaaaggaagcGAGTCTGGATTTGGTGGACTCGGTGGATCGATCTGTCGCTctagaggtgagtttttTGGATCGGCATCCAGAGCTGATAT from Kwoniella botswanensis chromosome 3, complete sequence includes these protein-coding regions:
- a CDS encoding NAD(P)H:quinone oxidoreductase, type IV, which encodes MIFQPSSVGIATAAFNLGGVSRKSTRPIRSTQPIIAVVFYSTYGHIGALAEKVIEGAKSTGAIVKPYFIEETLPKEVLEKMYAGGSLNPKYPLATPEALKEADGIIIGAPTRYGRVPAQVSALFDRTGGLWATGGLVGKFVSMFTSTAGQHSGHETTITTTFPFFAHHGLVYVPIGYSNPLVGEIGSVQGGSPYGASTVAAADGHLQPTENDLAVAEHQGKYFSNFVATFVKGKTVA